A single window of Methanoculleus oceani DNA harbors:
- a CDS encoding GNAT family N-acetyltransferase, with protein MDPMIRGYRDEDYPAVCALERENSPEGCKPEVFIRQAGVLFADTFLVAECGGKVVGYTIGALVQHRPATGWIVRLVVAERYRRRGLGGNLVAAVTGSLRERGAGEVCLSVAPGNHGARGLYERHGFRETDFCPAYFGEGGDRHILRRDLAGREGLINPD; from the coding sequence ATGGACCCGATGATCAGGGGATACCGCGACGAGGATTATCCGGCAGTCTGTGCCCTCGAGCGGGAGAACAGCCCTGAAGGCTGCAAGCCCGAGGTCTTCATCCGGCAGGCCGGCGTCCTCTTCGCCGATACCTTCCTTGTTGCGGAATGCGGCGGGAAGGTCGTCGGCTACACCATCGGGGCTCTCGTGCAGCACCGGCCGGCCACGGGCTGGATCGTCCGGCTGGTGGTGGCGGAGCGCTACCGGCGCCGCGGGCTCGGGGGGAACCTCGTTGCCGCCGTCACCGGCAGCCTCCGGGAGCGGGGAGCGGGGGAAGTCTGCCTCTCGGTCGCGCCGGGAAACCACGGCGCCCGGGGGCTCTACGAGAGGCACGGTTTTCGGGAGACGGACTTCTGCCCGGCCTACTTCGGCGAGGGAGGCGATCGCCACATCCTCAGGAGGGACCTCGCCGGCCGGGAAGGCTTAATCAATCCGGATTGA
- a CDS encoding tautomerase family protein, with protein sequence MPLVKIEIRTGKPVAYRQLLIESLREAFVDTLQTPEAALWIRLCERKEENFPMPPGRSGDAVLIEVSLMPGRSAEKKEALYRAIVEQLARNAGVHPEDVCIVLYEPPVENWAEHGEAFASSP encoded by the coding sequence ATGCCGCTTGTAAAGATCGAGATCCGCACCGGAAAGCCTGTTGCTTACCGGCAATTGCTTATCGAAAGTCTCCGTGAGGCTTTTGTAGACACCCTGCAGACCCCGGAGGCCGCCCTCTGGATCCGGCTCTGCGAGCGAAAAGAGGAGAACTTCCCGATGCCCCCCGGCCGTTCCGGCGACGCAGTCCTCATCGAGGTCTCGCTCATGCCGGGGCGCAGCGCCGAGAAGAAAGAGGCACTCTACCGTGCGATCGTGGAGCAGCTCGCCCGAAATGCCGGAGTTCATCCCGAAGACGTCTGTATCGTCCTCTACGAGCCGCCGGTCGAGAACTGGGCCGAACACGGCGAAGCGTTCGCGTCCTCCCCGTAA
- a CDS encoding nitrogenase component 1 translates to MQNNQRTPCENPLWPCAMTGAVACLSGFEDLAVVVHGSSGCYFYPASLVGVPIHGTFLVENEIIFGTESRLAEVIRELDGRYARIAVVNTCVPAIMGEDIGDLAGDGQILVVDSPGFLGDLEAGYRRALDTIAPEVDPHAAGVNIDGICRTDPFCRGNAIEARRLLNLGGAAVAATFCLDRYAATRRAAPFTVGTNPDLASGVGTWYGSLLGLDAVGETFERLAASVDGVDSRPVAEEIAWADARLRKACEKYLRKFDPPRVAIAAGDAYAAFAADLLDRYLGADIACVAVRNGPGTGNDAFIHTTDFSTIREMIRDAEPDLILGSSYERAIAPGAAFVGLTPPLRGRFLLSSRALIGIEGALRLMDGVLNACANRNRRPESEGTDRF, encoded by the coding sequence ATGCAAAACAACCAGCGTACGCCGTGCGAAAATCCCCTCTGGCCCTGTGCGATGACCGGGGCGGTCGCCTGTCTTTCGGGGTTCGAGGACCTCGCCGTCGTCGTCCACGGTTCGAGCGGGTGCTACTTCTACCCCGCATCGCTCGTCGGGGTCCCCATACACGGGACGTTCCTCGTCGAGAATGAGATCATCTTCGGCACGGAGTCCCGTCTCGCTGAGGTGATCCGGGAGTTGGACGGCCGCTACGCCCGGATAGCCGTGGTCAACACCTGCGTGCCCGCGATCATGGGGGAGGATATCGGCGACCTTGCCGGCGACGGGCAGATCCTCGTCGTCGACAGCCCCGGGTTCCTCGGGGACCTCGAGGCCGGGTACCGCCGTGCGCTCGATACGATCGCGCCGGAAGTGGACCCCCATGCCGCCGGCGTCAACATCGACGGCATCTGCCGCACCGACCCCTTCTGCCGGGGGAACGCCATCGAGGCGCGGCGCCTGCTCAACCTGGGCGGCGCTGCAGTCGCCGCCACCTTCTGCCTGGACCGCTACGCCGCGACCCGCCGGGCGGCGCCGTTCACCGTCGGGACGAACCCGGACCTTGCGAGCGGCGTCGGGACCTGGTATGGCTCGCTCCTCGGCCTCGATGCCGTCGGCGAGACCTTCGAGCGGCTTGCAGCCTCAGTCGACGGCGTCGATTCCCGGCCCGTCGCAGAGGAGATCGCGTGGGCCGATGCCCGGCTCAGGAAGGCCTGCGAGAAGTACCTCAGGAAGTTCGACCCGCCCCGGGTGGCGATCGCTGCCGGAGACGCGTACGCCGCGTTTGCCGCCGACCTCCTCGACCGGTATCTCGGTGCCGATATCGCCTGCGTCGCCGTCCGGAACGGTCCCGGTACAGGGAACGATGCATTCATCCATACAACCGATTTCTCGACCATCCGGGAGATGATCCGGGACGCCGAACCCGACCTGATCCTCGGTTCCTCCTACGAACGGGCGATCGCTCCGGGCGCCGCATTCGTTGGGCTGACGCCGCCGCTCCGGGGCAGGTTCCTCCTCTCATCCCGGGCGCTGATCGGGATCGAAGGGGCGCTCCGGCTGATGGACGGGGTGCTCAACGCCTGCGCGAACAGGAACCGGCGCCCGGAGAGCGAGGGTACGGACCGCTTCTAG
- a CDS encoding isocitrate/isopropylmalate dehydrogenase family protein, protein MQHRVAAVGGDGIGPEIVAVGKEVLDAAGERFGFDIAWTDFDIGADRYLATGELLTEEDIRELSKFPAIYFGAIGDERVKPGILEKGILLAIRFHFDQFINLRPIKLLDGVATPLANKKPEDIDFIVVRENTEDFYVGIGSRFAGKREKKTLEVVRDIYNVKFGLDVETDADELAYQIGVITRPGAERAIRYAFDLAVTREGKVTSVDKANVLSDVYGLWRDVFSEVAAGYPDVKTEFNFVDAVTMWFVKNPEWFDVVVTPNMFGDIITDLGAMIQGGLGLAPGGNINPAGTSMFEPIHGSAPKYRGQDVANPLATVWAGSMLLDHLGEHEAAAAVLGAIEQSILDGYVTRDMGGAKKTSEVGRYLASLVRTV, encoded by the coding sequence ATGCAACACAGAGTAGCGGCCGTCGGCGGGGACGGCATCGGTCCCGAGATCGTTGCTGTGGGCAAAGAGGTCCTCGACGCCGCAGGAGAGCGCTTCGGGTTCGATATCGCGTGGACCGACTTCGATATCGGGGCCGACCGCTACCTCGCGACCGGCGAACTCCTCACCGAGGAGGATATCCGCGAACTCTCGAAGTTTCCGGCAATCTACTTCGGGGCGATCGGCGATGAGCGGGTGAAGCCGGGGATCCTCGAGAAAGGCATCCTGCTTGCGATCCGGTTCCACTTCGACCAGTTCATCAACCTCCGGCCGATCAAACTTCTCGACGGCGTCGCGACACCGCTCGCGAATAAGAAGCCGGAGGATATCGACTTCATCGTCGTCCGGGAGAACACCGAGGACTTCTACGTCGGGATCGGCTCCCGGTTCGCCGGGAAGCGCGAGAAAAAGACCCTCGAGGTCGTCCGCGACATCTACAACGTCAAATTCGGGCTGGACGTCGAGACCGACGCCGACGAACTCGCCTACCAGATCGGCGTGATCACCCGGCCGGGTGCGGAGCGGGCGATCCGCTACGCCTTCGACCTCGCCGTGACGAGGGAGGGGAAGGTCACGTCGGTCGACAAGGCAAACGTCCTCTCCGACGTCTACGGCCTCTGGCGTGACGTCTTTTCCGAAGTCGCCGCCGGGTACCCGGACGTTAAGACCGAGTTCAACTTCGTCGACGCCGTCACGATGTGGTTCGTCAAGAACCCCGAGTGGTTCGACGTCGTCGTCACCCCGAACATGTTCGGCGACATCATCACCGACCTCGGCGCCATGATCCAGGGCGGGCTCGGTCTCGCCCCCGGCGGGAACATCAACCCCGCGGGAACCTCGATGTTCGAGCCGATCCACGGCTCTGCGCCGAAGTACCGCGGCCAGGACGTCGCAAACCCGCTCGCCACCGTCTGGGCGGGCTCGATGCTTCTCGACCACCTCGGCGAGCACGAGGCGGCGGCAGCGGTTCTCGGGGCGATCGAGCAAAGCATCCTCGACGGATACGTTACCCGGGATATGGGCGGCGCAAAGAAGACGAGCGAGGTCGGGCGCTACCTCGCGTCGCTTGTCCGCACGGTGTAG
- a CDS encoding 3-isopropylmalate dehydratase small subunit, producing MRVWKFGDDIDTDAIIPGRFLTIYDPAELAKHAFEGTRDEFAKGAREGDVVVAGSNFGCGSSREHAPLALLGAGIHVVVAKSFARIFYRNAVNTGLLPLVCPETDSIRDGDAVSVDIAAGFIEVNGRRFAVEPVPGFLKKIVDAGGLVTYAKNLDRVETCNTE from the coding sequence ATGCGAGTCTGGAAGTTCGGCGACGATATCGATACGGATGCAATCATACCGGGCAGGTTCCTGACGATCTACGACCCGGCGGAGCTTGCGAAGCACGCGTTCGAAGGGACGCGGGACGAGTTTGCGAAAGGTGCGCGGGAGGGCGACGTCGTGGTCGCCGGCAGTAACTTCGGGTGCGGCTCCTCCCGCGAGCACGCGCCGCTTGCCCTCCTCGGGGCCGGGATCCATGTCGTGGTCGCGAAGTCCTTTGCGCGGATCTTCTACCGGAACGCCGTCAACACCGGGCTCCTGCCGCTGGTCTGCCCGGAGACGGACAGCATCCGGGATGGCGACGCCGTCTCGGTGGATATCGCCGCCGGCTTCATCGAGGTGAACGGGAGACGGTTCGCCGTCGAGCCGGTGCCGGGGTTCCTGAAGAAGATCGTGGATGCCGGCGGCCTCGTGACCTACGCGAAGAACCTGGATAGGGTGGAGACATGCAACACAGAGTAG
- a CDS encoding 3-isopropylmalate dehydratase large subunit, which produces MAATIAEKIFSMKCGRSVRAGDVVMAPVDAAMIHDITGPLAVRVFREMGGERVYDPERIIMLFDHQVPADSIPAAENHVFMRQFAEEQGIHNYDLLEGVCHQVVMEKGRAAPGEIIVGTDSHTCTYGAAGAFATGIGSTDMGFALKFGALYFRVPESILVEVEGAFGRRVGAKDLILSLAGDIGADGATYMALEFTGRAMREMSMAGRMTCANMAIEMGAKAGIVQPDAATWDYVTARRAIEPFDLAGDADAGYRERRRYDVTDLSPQVAVPHNVDNVVNVTDVAGTKVDQVFIGSCTNGRYEDLAEAAEVLGNADAFADGVRVIVIPASRTEYLKSLRAGLIERFVEAGALVEAPCCGPCMGGAFGLLAPGEVSLSTSNRNFRGRQGSAQASVYLSSPATAAASALYGEITDPREV; this is translated from the coding sequence ATGGCGGCGACGATCGCAGAGAAGATATTCTCGATGAAGTGCGGTAGATCCGTCCGCGCGGGCGACGTGGTGATGGCCCCGGTTGACGCGGCGATGATCCACGACATCACCGGCCCGCTGGCGGTCCGGGTCTTCCGGGAAATGGGTGGAGAACGCGTGTATGATCCTGAGCGGATCATCATGCTCTTCGACCACCAGGTGCCCGCCGACTCGATACCGGCTGCCGAGAACCACGTCTTCATGCGGCAGTTTGCAGAGGAGCAGGGTATCCACAACTACGACCTCCTCGAGGGCGTCTGCCACCAGGTCGTGATGGAGAAAGGACGGGCGGCGCCCGGCGAGATCATCGTCGGCACCGACTCCCACACCTGCACCTACGGCGCCGCGGGCGCGTTTGCGACCGGCATCGGCTCGACCGATATGGGATTCGCGCTGAAGTTCGGGGCGCTCTACTTCCGGGTGCCCGAGAGCATCCTCGTCGAGGTCGAGGGTGCGTTCGGCCGGAGAGTGGGGGCAAAAGACCTGATCCTCTCCCTCGCCGGCGATATCGGCGCAGACGGCGCGACCTACATGGCACTCGAGTTCACCGGCCGGGCCATGCGCGAGATGAGCATGGCGGGCCGGATGACCTGCGCGAACATGGCAATAGAGATGGGGGCGAAGGCCGGGATCGTCCAGCCCGATGCGGCCACCTGGGACTACGTCACCGCCCGGCGCGCAATCGAGCCGTTCGACCTTGCCGGTGATGCGGACGCAGGCTATCGGGAGCGGCGGCGCTACGACGTCACCGATCTTTCGCCGCAGGTCGCCGTCCCGCACAACGTCGACAACGTCGTGAACGTCACCGACGTCGCCGGGACGAAGGTCGACCAGGTCTTCATCGGCTCCTGCACCAACGGCCGCTACGAAGACCTCGCCGAGGCGGCGGAGGTGCTCGGAAACGCTGATGCGTTTGCCGACGGCGTCCGGGTGATCGTCATCCCGGCCTCGCGTACGGAGTACCTCAAATCCCTCCGTGCGGGGCTGATCGAGCGGTTCGTCGAGGCCGGAGCCCTCGTCGAGGCGCCCTGCTGCGGCCCCTGCATGGGCGGGGCGTTCGGGCTCCTCGCCCCCGGCGAGGTCTCGCTCTCGACGTCGAACCGGAACTTCCGGGGCAGGCAGGGAAGTGCGCAGGCGTCGGTCTACCTCTCCTCGCCGGCGACGGCGGCGGCAAGCGCCCTCTACGGCGAGATCACCGACCCGAGGGAGGTGTGA
- the mutS gene encoding DNA mismatch repair protein MutS, which produces MTDGPTPAMRQYYSVKARYPDAVLFFRMGDFYETFGEDAGVVARELDITLTARGRDKNGDRMPLAGVPHHAADGYIARLVNKGYKVVICDQIEDPKTAKGVVKRDVTRVITPGTLIDSSMLGSAGAHYLMAVAPDRKETFGLAFLDVSTGEFFVSSGSGGRDYAEIVSEVVRYRPSEAIVPESLADALPNRLEALGVTVSRYRDDAFDPDAACERLCGQFGTATLDGYGCAGMTGAIAAAGAALRYAQETQQSPLSHISGLATKVPTGNMVLDAITLRNLEITTGIRGVGDGSTLLAALDVTETPMGSRTMRSFLIGPLLGKEAIEGRLDAVEWFFDHALDRQELRAALGDFADIERIAGRIAYGNAGPRDLGTLRDSLEAIPDLKGLFDADAPALVREALDAMSDHARVTDLVGRAIVDEPPARALAGGMIRERFNEKLDELRHLATSGKDWIVEFQQQERERTSIKSLKIGYNRVFGYYIEVTRPNLHLVPPEYERRQTTANGERYTIPDLREKEAMIATAEERLSALEAEIYAELVRTLAAEVPGLQATARAVGLLDVYAALAEVAARYGYTRPAIEESGRTIIRDGRHPVVERHLPVPFVPNDTDLDAAGDQIMIITGANMAGKSTYMRAVALCCIMAQMGSFVPARHATVGIADRVFTRVGAFDDLASGQSTFMVEMLELANILNNATPRSLVILDEIGRGTSTLDGCSIARAVVEFLHGRAVAGPRTLFATHFHDLIDLEGSLKRVKNFHFAVKDTGSDVVFLRKIIPGATDRSYGVHVAHLAGIPKKVTDRAMELLKEASTREFSGGPRAPRYTQMLLVDHGEGVAEENPAVRELKRLNPDEMTPIEALTTLCRLQRLANGEEGER; this is translated from the coding sequence ATGACCGACGGACCGACCCCGGCAATGCGGCAGTATTATTCAGTGAAGGCCAGGTACCCCGATGCCGTCCTCTTCTTCCGGATGGGGGACTTCTACGAGACCTTCGGCGAGGATGCCGGCGTGGTGGCCCGGGAACTCGACATCACCCTGACGGCCCGGGGCAGGGACAAGAACGGCGACCGGATGCCGCTCGCGGGCGTCCCCCATCACGCCGCCGACGGCTACATCGCCCGCCTGGTGAACAAGGGCTACAAGGTGGTGATCTGCGACCAGATTGAGGACCCCAAAACCGCAAAAGGCGTGGTGAAGCGGGACGTCACGAGGGTGATCACCCCGGGAACGCTGATCGACTCCTCGATGCTCGGTTCTGCCGGCGCCCACTACCTTATGGCGGTCGCCCCCGACCGGAAGGAGACCTTCGGCCTCGCGTTTCTCGACGTCTCCACCGGCGAGTTCTTCGTCTCCTCCGGGAGCGGCGGGCGCGACTACGCCGAGATCGTCTCGGAGGTCGTCAGGTACCGTCCCTCTGAGGCGATCGTCCCGGAGAGCCTCGCGGACGCGCTCCCCAACCGGCTCGAAGCCCTCGGGGTGACGGTGAGCCGCTACCGCGACGATGCCTTCGACCCCGACGCGGCGTGCGAGCGCCTCTGCGGGCAGTTCGGGACGGCGACGCTCGACGGCTACGGGTGCGCCGGGATGACGGGGGCAATCGCCGCGGCCGGGGCGGCGCTCCGCTACGCACAGGAGACCCAGCAGTCGCCCCTCTCCCACATCTCGGGGCTCGCGACGAAGGTTCCGACAGGAAACATGGTGCTCGACGCGATCACCCTCCGGAACCTGGAGATCACAACGGGCATCCGCGGCGTTGGCGACGGGAGCACGCTTCTTGCCGCGCTCGACGTCACGGAGACCCCGATGGGGAGCCGGACGATGCGGTCGTTCCTGATCGGCCCCCTGCTCGGGAAAGAGGCCATCGAGGGGAGGCTCGATGCGGTGGAGTGGTTCTTCGACCACGCGCTCGACCGGCAGGAACTCCGCGCAGCGCTCGGCGACTTCGCCGATATCGAGCGGATAGCGGGAAGGATCGCCTACGGGAACGCCGGGCCCCGGGATCTCGGGACGCTCAGGGATTCGCTTGAAGCGATCCCGGACCTCAAAGGGCTTTTTGACGCCGACGCCCCGGCCCTGGTCCGCGAGGCCCTCGACGCGATGAGCGACCATGCCCGGGTCACGGACCTCGTCGGGCGGGCGATCGTGGACGAACCCCCGGCACGCGCGTTGGCCGGCGGGATGATCCGCGAGAGGTTCAACGAGAAACTCGACGAACTCCGGCACCTCGCGACGTCCGGGAAGGACTGGATCGTGGAGTTCCAGCAGCAGGAGCGGGAGAGGACCTCTATAAAGTCCCTCAAGATCGGCTACAACCGGGTCTTCGGCTATTACATCGAGGTGACGAGACCGAACCTGCACCTGGTGCCGCCGGAGTACGAGCGCCGGCAGACGACGGCGAACGGCGAGCGCTACACGATACCCGACCTCCGGGAGAAGGAAGCGATGATCGCGACCGCCGAGGAGCGGCTTTCGGCACTCGAGGCGGAGATCTACGCCGAGCTCGTCCGGACGCTCGCGGCGGAGGTCCCCGGTCTCCAGGCGACCGCCCGGGCGGTGGGACTGCTCGACGTTTACGCGGCCCTCGCCGAGGTCGCCGCCCGCTACGGCTACACCCGCCCGGCGATCGAGGAGAGCGGCCGGACCATCATCCGGGACGGGCGCCACCCGGTGGTGGAGCGGCACCTTCCCGTACCGTTCGTCCCGAACGACACGGACCTCGATGCCGCCGGCGACCAGATCATGATCATCACCGGGGCGAACATGGCAGGCAAGTCCACCTACATGCGGGCGGTGGCGCTCTGCTGCATCATGGCCCAGATGGGGAGTTTCGTCCCGGCCCGGCACGCCACCGTCGGGATCGCGGACCGGGTCTTCACCCGGGTGGGAGCGTTTGACGATCTCGCCTCCGGACAGTCCACGTTCATGGTCGAGATGCTCGAACTCGCAAACATCTTAAACAACGCGACGCCGCGAAGCCTGGTGATCCTCGACGAGATCGGACGGGGGACGAGCACGCTCGACGGGTGCTCGATCGCCCGGGCGGTGGTGGAGTTCCTGCACGGGAGGGCGGTCGCGGGCCCCCGGACCCTCTTTGCGACCCACTTCCACGACCTGATCGACCTTGAAGGATCGCTCAAACGGGTGAAGAACTTCCACTTCGCCGTGAAAGATACCGGGAGCGACGTCGTCTTCCTCCGTAAGATCATCCCCGGCGCGACCGACAGAAGTTACGGCGTCCACGTGGCGCACCTTGCCGGGATCCCGAAGAAGGTGACCGACCGGGCAATGGAACTCTTAAAGGAGGCATCAACGCGGGAGTTCTCGGGCGGACCGCGGGCTCCCCGCTACACCCAGATGCTCCTCGTCGACCACGGCGAGGGGGTCGCGGAGGAGAACCCGGCGGTCAGGGAACTCAAGAGACTGAACCCGGACGAGATGACGCCGATCGAAGCCCTGACCACCCTCTGCCGGCTCCAGAGGCTTGCGAACGGGGAGGAAGGAGAACGGTGA